The following coding sequences are from one Microtus ochrogaster isolate Prairie Vole_2 chromosome 14 unlocalized genomic scaffold, MicOch1.0 chr14_random_1, whole genome shotgun sequence window:
- the Arl14ep gene encoding ARL14 effector protein isoform X1: MMDPCSVGVQLRTTQDCHKTFYTRHTGFKTLQELSSNDMLLLQLRTGMTLSGNNTICFHHIKIYIDRFEELQKSCCDPFNIHKKLAKKNLHVIDLDDATFLSAKFGRQLVPGWKLCPKCTQIINGSVDVDPDDRQRRKPESDGRTAKALRSLQFTNPGKQTEFAPESGKREKRKLTKNSSAGSDRQIIPAKSKVYDSQGLLIFSGMDLCDCLDEDCLGCFYACPTCGSTKCGAECRCDRKWLYEQIEIEGGEIIHNKHAGDHPNTWPAKK, encoded by the exons ATGATGGATCCATGTTCAGTTGGAGTCCAGCTTCGGACCACACAAGACTGCCATAAAACCTTCTATACTCGGCACACAGGTTTCAAGACTCTGCAGGAACTGTCATCAAATGAcatgcttctgcttcagcttaGGACTGGAATGACCCTCTCTGGGAATAATACAATTTGTTTTCatcatataaaaatttatattgacAGATTTGAGGAGTTACAGAAGTCATGTTGTGACCCGTTTAATATACACAAAAAGCTAGCCAAAAAGAATCTGCATGTAATTGACTTAGATGATGCCACGTTTCTGAGTGCAAAGTTTGGAAGACAGCTGGTACCTGGTTGGAAGCTTTGCCCAAAATGTACCCAGATCATCAATGGAAGTGTGGATGTTGATCCAGATGACCGCCAGAGACGGAAACCGGAGTCAGAT ggAAGAACTGCTAAAGCTCTGCGCTCCCTGCAGTTCACAAACCCGGGAAAGCAGACAGAATTTGCTCCAGAAAGTGgtaagagggagaaaaggaagctcACCAAGAACTCGAGCGCTGGCTCTGACAG ACAAATTATTCCAGCAAAGAGTAAAGTCTATGACAGCCAGGGTCTGCTGATTTTCAGTGGCATGGACCTCTGTGACTGCCTTGATGAGGACTGCCTGGGATGCTTCTACGCCTGCCCCACCTGTGGGTCCACCAAATGCGGAGCAGAGTGCCGCTGTGACCGCAAGTGGCTGTATGAGCAAATAGAGATTGAAGGAGGAGAAATAATCCATAATAAACATGCTGG TGATCACCCAAATACCTGGCCAGCAAAGAAGTAA
- the Arl14ep gene encoding ARL14 effector protein isoform X2 — translation MMDPCSVGVQLRTTQDCHKTFYTRHTGFKTLQELSSNDMLLLQLRTGMTLSGNNTICFHHIKIYIDRFEELQKSCCDPFNIHKKLAKKNLHVIDLDDATFLSAKFGRQLVPGWKLCPKCTQIINGSVDVDPDDRQRRKPESDGRTAKALRSLQFTNPGKQTEFAPESGKREKRKLTKNSSAGSDRQIIPAKSKVYDSQGLLIFSGMDLCDCLDEDCLGCFYACPTCGSTKCGAECRCDRKWLYEQIEIEGGEIIHNKHAGKAYGLLSPCHPYDILQK, via the exons ATGATGGATCCATGTTCAGTTGGAGTCCAGCTTCGGACCACACAAGACTGCCATAAAACCTTCTATACTCGGCACACAGGTTTCAAGACTCTGCAGGAACTGTCATCAAATGAcatgcttctgcttcagcttaGGACTGGAATGACCCTCTCTGGGAATAATACAATTTGTTTTCatcatataaaaatttatattgacAGATTTGAGGAGTTACAGAAGTCATGTTGTGACCCGTTTAATATACACAAAAAGCTAGCCAAAAAGAATCTGCATGTAATTGACTTAGATGATGCCACGTTTCTGAGTGCAAAGTTTGGAAGACAGCTGGTACCTGGTTGGAAGCTTTGCCCAAAATGTACCCAGATCATCAATGGAAGTGTGGATGTTGATCCAGATGACCGCCAGAGACGGAAACCGGAGTCAGAT ggAAGAACTGCTAAAGCTCTGCGCTCCCTGCAGTTCACAAACCCGGGAAAGCAGACAGAATTTGCTCCAGAAAGTGgtaagagggagaaaaggaagctcACCAAGAACTCGAGCGCTGGCTCTGACAG ACAAATTATTCCAGCAAAGAGTAAAGTCTATGACAGCCAGGGTCTGCTGATTTTCAGTGGCATGGACCTCTGTGACTGCCTTGATGAGGACTGCCTGGGATGCTTCTACGCCTGCCCCACCTGTGGGTCCACCAAATGCGGAGCAGAGTGCCGCTGTGACCGCAAGTGGCTGTATGAGCAAATAGAGATTGAAGGAGGAGAAATAATCCATAATAAACATGCTGG CAAAGCATATGGTCTGTTATCTCCCTGTCACCCATATGATATTTTACAAAAGTGA